A region from the Leishmania panamensis strain MHOM/PA/94/PSC-1 chromosome 20 sequence genome encodes:
- a CDS encoding cytochrome c oxidase assembly protein, putative (TriTrypDB/GeneDB-style sysID: LpmP.20.3650) encodes MEKEHKSICWRPKNALIECIVMTKCFQEKESVEDCIATNDCFLERRNWTLCKMNAVNPRYRLRGNPYDLATEDQKKIEARNERIRQRELEEEGLFTK; translated from the coding sequence ATGGAAAAGGAGCACAAGAGCATCTGCTGGCGGCCAAAGAATGCGCTCATCGAATGCATCGTCATGACCAAGTGCTTTCAGGAGAAGGAAAGTGTAGAGGACTGCATCGCCACCAACGATTGCTTTCTCGAGCGTCGTAACTGGACGCTGTGCAAGATGAACGCGGTGAACCCACGGTATCGACTTCGAGGCAATCCGTACGACCTGGCCACCGAGGATCAGAAGAAGATCGAGGCGCGTAATGAGCGCATTCGACAACGTgagttggaggaggaggggctcTTCACTAAGTAA
- a CDS encoding hypothetical protein (TriTrypDB/GeneDB-style sysID: LpmP.20.3630): MGHLADPNKYAAYLDATVLQRRIATFVLVFSVIIVALVMTFSAVQHREARCQDRAHEIEFDFMVRSGSTREDVVTALQAIMAERRCLLDFPPQNDDTPTVVQLDVLDTMTNLIARHGFRLVRRSHGLSYHYELRTLFDKLCGTYPPISMEVMANVDYERVTYRIKALSLMNSTVKYLQQSSLLTKEKNRVTTVTQLQSVFPGFHQLSTSKARLSQTKFAEYTVMGTSQVYYNGSPLDIRVVLQYWRSHDDKLGFWRVVVNTQNIMAERDLLSLKSSIQDGLATRNLLCNATSSNCADQLDVYLQ, encoded by the coding sequence ATGGGACACCTTGCAGACCCCAATAAGTACGCGGCATACCTCGACGCGACTGTGCTACAGCGGCGCATCGCGACTTTTGTCCTGGTGTTTTCTGTCATTATCGTTGCCCTCGTTATGACCTTttcggcggtgcagcaccgcgaggCCCGGTGCCAGGACCGCGCACACGAGATCGAGTTTGATTTCATGGTGCGTTCAGGTTCCACCCGCGAGGACGTGGTGACGGCGTTGCAGGCTATTATGGCGGAGCGTCGCTGTTTACTGGACTTTCCTCCTCAGAACGACGATACGCCGACTGTGGTGCAGCTTGACGTCCTTGATACCATGACTAACCTCATAGCGAGGCATGGGTTCCGTCTCGTTCGTCGCAGTCATGGCTTGAGCTACCACTACGAACTTCGCACCCTCTTCGACAAGCTGTGCGGTACCTATCCACCCATCTCCATGGAGGTGATGGCCAACGTGGACTATGAGAGGGTGACGTACCGCATCAAGGCTCTGTCTCTTATGAACAGCACAGTGAAGTACCTGCAGCAAAGCTCGCTGCtcacgaaggagaagaaccGCGTGACAACGGTGACGCAGCTTCAGTCGGTGTTTCCGGGGTTTCATCAGTTGAGCACCAGTAAAGCACGTTTGTCTCAGACGAAGTTCGCTGAGTACACGGTGATGGGAACTTCGCAGGTCTACTACAATGGAAGCCCACTTGACATTCGTGTTGTTCTGCAGTACTGGCGCTCTCACGACGACAAGTTGGGCTTCTGGCGCGTGGTGGTGAACACGCAGAACATCATGGCGGAGCGggaccttctctctctgaagTCTAGCATTCAAGATGGCTTGGCCACACGAAATCTTCTGTGCAACGCGACGTCGTCGAACTGCGCCGACCAACTCGACGTCTACCTCCAGTAA
- a CDS encoding expression site-associated protein 5 (ESAG5), putative (TriTrypDB/GeneDB-style sysID: LpmP.20.3670), with product MSVYGKRSSGKVGARRWWRCLPWLVFLFICGAVISLLQTMSTGPLSRVRMTDANNIVPCPPANISVAVTSTVINRFIAAAVIPKIQEDNNTLVIPEQEVDHVWVGEMVLQHFKLKSLTVNTALPDEQSLVLQSKGFAMEVEKSRFIFHYMGIRCDGTFWVTLNETDAEAVLRLTLLPDGRWSATFPHLEVDWGQLVVYHQLDSKACGIAQKVLEIFIGDFDAFVVSQIKKKLDEEAPSKAAESLNGVFAKIGIRAMTPPVMTADTLRVMLDLNPVDFGCAPAPTASAMPDLISRDIAIRTTLTSVNNLLYNAAQAGRLRVEHDLPAEWNTSLFEDIIPELYQACRECYLYTDVQAAKAPVLDVPQDGEVLVVAKDLILGLYVHPKSMWQVATLSDIVTKKKSGSCAGSAAVSRSFDIKKTSSWRTRRPLPVLAIRLSAACGVRNISAETGRSISYELLPVENVSVQIEASNIGDVNTTELEKAIAKAWNDFAAPLANSESPLRLPPFFQKAILEVGLAAIQGGVDVDLEAEFMQGVFSKL from the coding sequence ATGTCGGTGTATGGAAaacgaagcagcggcaaagTCGGGGcacggaggtggtggcgttgCTTGCCGTGGCTGGTGTTCCTGTTCATTTGCGGGGCTGTCATCTCTCTGCTGCAGACGATGTCTACAGGTCCCCTGTCGAGAGTTCGCATGACAGATGCCAATAACATCGTCCCCTGCCCTCCAGCCAATATTTCTGTGGCGGTGACGTCGACCGTTATAAACAGATTCattgcagctgctgtcaTTCCCAAGATTCAAGAGGATAACAACACCCTCGTCATTCCCGAGCAGGAAGTGGACCATGTGTGGGTAGGCGAAATGGTACTACAGCATTTTAAGCTGAAATCGCTCACCGTCAATACTGCCTTGCCAGACGAGCAGAGTTTAGTCCTACAATCCAAGGGATTTGCtatggaggtggagaagtcGCGATTTATTTTTCATTACATGGGAATACGGTGCGATGGCACGTTCTGGGTCACTCTGAACGAAACCGATGccgaggcagtgctgcgtcTCACGCTGCTACCAGATGGACGGTGGAGCGCGACGTTCCCGCACTTAGAGGTTGACTGGGGCCAGCTGGTTGTCTACCATCAGCTGGACAGCAAGGCGTGCGGCATTGCACAGAAAGTGCTGGAAATCTTCATTGGTGACTTTGACGCCTTCGTGGTCAGCCAAATCAAGAAAAAACTGGATGAAGAAGCGCCAAGCAAGGCAGCTGAGAGTCTCAATGGTGTTTTTGCGAAAATTGGCATCCGCGCCATGACACCGCCCGTGATGACAGCGGACACGCTTCGCGTTATGTTGGATTTAAACCCGGTTGATTTTGGCTGCGCTCCAGCGCCTACCGCGTCTGCGATGCCTGACCTCATCTCTCGCGACATAGCCATACGCACCACCCTGACAAGCGTGAATAATCTTCTCTACAACGCGGCACAGGCGGGACGTTTGCGGGTGGAGCATGACCTACCAGCGGAGTGGAACACATCTCTCTTCGAGGATATTATTCCTGAGTTGTACCAGGCGTGCCGAGAGTGCTACTTGTACACCGACGTGCAGGCGGCAAAGGCACCTGTACTCGACGTGCCGCAAGACGGCGAAGTATTGGTGGTTGCGAAGGACCTCATTCTCGGACTGTACGTGCACCCCAAATCCATGTGGCAAGTCGCGACCTTGTCTGACATTGTCACCAAAAAGAAGAGCGGGTCATGTGCAGGATCCGCCGCTGTCTCCCGATCCTTCGATATCAAGAAGACTTCTTCATGGCGCACCCGGAGGCCTCTTCCTGTACTGGCAATTCGGTTGTCTGCCGCGTGCGGGGTCCGTAACATCAGCGCCGAGACAGGTCGCTCAATCAGCTACGAGTTGCTTCCGGTGGAGAACGTCTCTGTGCAGATCGAGGCGTCAAACATCGGTGATGTCAATACGACAGAGCTGGAAAAGGCCATAGCTAAAGCGTGGAACGACTTCGCTGCTCCGCTTGCTAACAGTGAGTCTCCGCTGAGGCTTCCACCCTTCTTCCAGAAAGCTATCCTGGAGGTGGGATTGGCCGCGATTCAGGGCGGCGTGGATGTCGACCTTGAGGCGGAGTTTATGCAAGGTGTCTTCTCAAAACTGTAG
- a CDS encoding hypothetical protein (TriTrypDB/GeneDB-style sysID: LpmP.20.3640): protein MSFSRRPHCNSTALQHYLTIPRTPLDLPALSKLQPSQVENRVVHQIVREMAIRTSKCYQSFSDPIIQKTMRKPHADRLRWVKSYVLREFNYCVALHRSLEQCPHQGIFERSTDINFERHDYGSSLSLFSRFRNTDDDSFIDEPTELYSSSDSTSSHALRDAEGGTGATGVSSLTSTSTTHSFGSLGILSSAAMTHDEVEAAFSIWDRRKATIPLTLALKLLRPRESLLDVMVNEAAIRSDELNGWFIRFCRRRVAWRVLHEHLLYLTHPADTQQVIFSNTDLVELLRRAGSAVVEIFSSLVESDSVHSLVIHLEEDKRILTSTPPGILVSSSTSPLSCPADLPETRPTPVSSLGICSVEGHLTYTFREVLKNACAATLKLRPEIDVLIRYASDDTWVVVEFIDYAGGIHPQHFKNIWKFGWTTSDHYESHLGGFGVGLSTSKVYMGMWGGSIDIYCTFGVETTVRVRFPKAPVEVLVPESITAAGGMSSTST, encoded by the coding sequence ATGTCCTTTAGCCGCAGACCCCACTGTAACTCcacggcactgcagcatTACCTGACAATTCCGCGAACTCCGTTAGATCTGCCGGCCTTGAGCAAACTGCAGCCATCGCAGGTGGAGAACCGCGTTGTGCATCAGATTGTGCGAGAGATGGCTATCCGCACCTCAAAATGCTACCAGTCGTTCTCTGACCCGATCATCCAGAAGACAATGCGCAAGCCACACGCAGATCGTCTCCGGTGGGTCAAATCGTACGTCCTCCGCGAGTTTAACTACTGCGTCGCCCTTCACCGAAGTCTGGAGCAGTGTCCGCACCAAGGAATCTTCGAGAGGTCGACAGATATCAACTTTGAGCGGCATGACTACGGCAGCtcactttccctcttttcacGTTTCCGCAACACGGACGACGACAGCTTCATCGACGAGCCGACAGAGCTGTAttccagcagcgacagcaccagcagtcatgcgctgcgcgacgccgAGGGTGGCACTGGCGCCACCGGCGTTTCTTCCTTGACTTCAACATCGACAACGCACAGCTTTGGCTCTCTCGGAATCCTGTCGAGTGCTGCCATGACGCACGATGAGGTAGAAGCTGCTTTCTCCATCTGGGATCGACGGAAGGCGACTATCCCCCTCACGCTTGCACTCAAACTCCTTCGACCGCGTgagtcgctgctggacgTCATGGTGAACGAAGCGGCTATCCGGTCTGACGAGTTGAACGGGTGGTTCATTCGCTTTTGCCGACGCCGAGTTGCGTGGCGCGTCCTTCACGAACACCTTCTTTACTTGACTCATCCTGCTGACACGCAGCAGGTTATTTTTTCCAACACAGACTTggtcgagctgctgcggcgagccGGCAGCGCTGTTGTTGAAATTTTTTCAAGCCTGGTGGAGAGTGACAGCGTGCACTCGTTAGTGATTCACCTGGAGGAAGACAAGCGCATCCTCACTAGCACTCCGCCCGGGATTTTGGTGAGCTCCTCCACATCGCCTCTCTCGTGTCCCGCAGATTTGCCGGAGACGCGGCCGACCCCAGTCTCCTCGCTCGGTATCTGCTCTGTGGAAGGCCACCTCACGTACACCTTCCGTGAGGTCCTCAAGAACGCCTGCGCAGCGACACTTAAGTTGAGGCCTGAGATTGATGTGCTCATCCGATATGCCAGCGACGATACGTGGGTGGTTGTGGAGTTCATTGACTACGCTGGTGGGATTCATCCGCAACACTTCAAGAACATCTGGAAGTTTGGTTGGACGACAAGTGATCACTACGAGAGTCACCTGGGTGGCTTCGGTGTTGGACTGTCCACATCGAAGGTGTACATGGGCATGTGGGGCGGCTCCATCGACATCTACTGTACCTTTGGCGTCGAAACgacagtgcgtgtgcgctttcCTAAAGCGCCCGTCGAGGTGCTCGTGCCTGAGTCCATtaccgccgccggcggcatGTCAAGCACATCTACATGA
- a CDS encoding hypothetical protein (TriTrypDB/GeneDB-style sysID: LpmP.20.3660), which translates to MSFSRPQRLPHKALRRSFCTSSLRTDRHQTRHNRNSFPRRALRVTHSTQCLLPGNADVDCKIEEVTIPYSVTTCTTETFVNFVKASGSDSEYSEYDLVNEQMQDFLLDSEDTSDADADMEDMLGMGAVFMSGFMPTGWEDAHHARVWRHSTKPDRRRMAKKSESCASLTNAARPSPSPSTTMLSDLDTAVKDAVAMGGTSQRHSTRRQRRAMARGEQRWLVPALSAIAVDTADGGGDERRQLPWFTVVFDLDETLVGARDGPIHLRPYVGELLRSLHRLPVEVIVWTAGSAHYVNPILHAIGQACGRRQWFHHIISRHKRWYRGSNMCVKDLRQLGRSLDRLVMIENNPISALPQPSLCVLLEDYLRPNTADKSLLVLKEVFERLAVQYARESRTTSLTDTRKQASEEDCPAPRPTDSSVNSLQDATTTPSTILPLPAPPSVALHVSDDAALQWAEFRMEDILNEDGVSMSQRAKMKELVGGADRLRCLCLCYTPPLQESFTAVAPPGATASVSSVSALRHYGSVSPLLQL; encoded by the coding sequence ATGAGCTTTAGTCGTCCGCAGCGGTTACCACACAAGGCGTTGCGGCGCTCGttctgcacctcctctctgcgcACTGACCGTCATCAAACGCGGCACAACCGAAACAGCTTTCCACGCCGCGCCTTGCGTGTGACTCATTCCACGCAGTGCCTGCTGCCTGGCAACGCCGATGTCGACTGCAAGATTGAGGAGGTAACCATCCCTTATTCTGTCACCACGTGCACGACAGAGACATTCGTCAACTTTGTGAAGGCCTCAGGCAGCGACTCCGAGTACTCTGAGTACGACCTCGTGAACGAGCAGATGCAGGACTTCCTGCTTGACTCAGAGGACACAtccgacgccgacgccgacaTGGAGGACATGCTCGGCATGGGGGCTGTTTTTATGAGCGGCTTCATGCCCACAGGCTGGGAAGATGCGCACCACGCTCGTGTGTGGCGGCACTCCACGAAGCCTGACCGCCGGCGGATGGCGAAGAAGTCGGAAAGCTGCGCGTCCCTCACGAACGCTGCACGGCCGTCACCGAGTCCGAGCACTACCATGTTGAGTGACTTGGACACCGCCGTGAAGGATGCAGTGGCAATGGGTGGGACCTCGCAGCGACACAGCACCCGCAGGCAGCGACGGGCGATGGCAAGAGGTGAGCAACGTTGGCTTGTGCCTGCTCTCTCCGCTATCGCTGTTGACACAGCtgatggtggaggagatgaacGGCGGCAGTTACCGTGGTTCACTGTTGTGTTTGATCTGGATGAGACGCTTGTCGGCGCTCGCGACGGCCCCATTCATCTGCGTCCCTACGttggcgagctgctgcggtcacTGCACCGGCTTCCTGTTGAGGTCATTGTGTGGACTGCCGGTTCAGCGCACTACGTGAATCCCATCCTTCATGCGATCGGGCAAGCCTGCGGACGACGGCAGTGGTTCCATCACATTATTAGCCGACACAAGCGCTGGTACCGCGGCTCCAACATGTGTGTAAAGGACCTCAGGCAGCTCGGTCGTTCCCTGGACCGTCTTGTCATGATAGAAAATAACCCCATCTCCGCCCTCCCGCAGccctcgctgtgtgtgctgctcgaAGACTACCTGCGACCCAATACCGCAGACAAGTCATTGTTGGTTCTAAAGGAGGTCTTTGAGCGACTTGCGGTCCAGTACGCGAGGGAATCGCGCACCACATCTCTGACTGACACTCGTAAGCAAGCATCCGAGGAGGACTGCCCCGCACCGCGACCCACTGACTCCTCTGTGAACAGTTTACAAGACGCGACAACAACTCCCAGCACTatactgccgctgccagctcctccatctGTGGCGCTGCACGTTAGCGATGATGCCGCACTGCAGTGGGCCGAGTTCCGCATGGAGGACATTCTCAACGAGGACGGTGTCTCGATGTCTCAACGTGCCAAGATGAAGGAGCTTGTTGGAGGGGCCGACAGGTTGAGATGTCTTTGCCTTTGCTATACACCACCACTTCAGGAGTCTTTCACTGCCGTCGCACCACCAGGTGCTACAGCGTCGGTTTCATCCGtctctgcgctgcggcactaCGGATCCGTCAGTCCGCTCCTACAACTGTAA